Proteins co-encoded in one Brassica oleracea var. oleracea cultivar TO1000 chromosome C4, BOL, whole genome shotgun sequence genomic window:
- the LOC106336561 gene encoding uncharacterized protein LOC106336561: MEFAKGKINGHQNVIVMRHGDRADHCEPLWASTAVRPWDPPLVHDGKVRAFQTGQRIRSQVGFPIHRVIVSPFLRCIQTAAQVVAALSAVNLDDNAMSSKDVPSIYNSKLKVAIEFGLCEILNTVAIKSEVAPKDGKFDFKISDLQAMFPEGTVDINVDMACKELPQWEESAAGFKERYVSTLKVLADKYPSENLLLVTHWGGVGTILYKYFNDATKYLVDYCGCVELRRQVSNNNESEEFEVVTSHGVAFKDNKAPIHGPVIT, from the exons ATGGAGTTTGCTAAAGGAAAAATCAATGGCCACCAAAATGTCATTGTGATGCGCCACGGTGATCGAGCCGACCATTGCGAGCCACTTTGGGCTTCAACCGCTGTGAGACCGTGGGATCCTCCGCTCGTTCACGACGGTAAGGTTCGAGCCTTTCAAACCGGTCAAAGAATCCGATCTCAGGTTGGGTTTCCGATTCACCGTGTCATTGTTTCTCCTTTCCTCCGCTGCATCCAGACCGCTGCTCAAGTCGTCGCCGCTCTCTCAGCCGTCAATCTCGATGACAACGCTATGTCTTCTAAAGATGTGCCTTCCATATATAACTCTAAGCTCAAG GTAGCTATTGAATTTGGATTGTGCGAGATACTGAACACAGTGGCTATTAAGAGTGAGGTTGCTCCCAAAGATGGAAAGTTTGATTTCAAGATTTCAGATCTACAAGCTATGTTTCCTGAGGGAACAGTTGACATTAATGTGGATATGGCTTGTAAAGAG TTGCCACAATGGGAAGAATCTGCGGCAGGCTTTAAAGAACGATATGTTAGTACACTGAAGGTTCTTGCAGACAAGTATCCATCTGAAAATTTGTTATTAGTCACTCATT GGGGGGGAGTAGGTACTATACTTTACAAATACTTCAATGACGCAACTAAGTACTTAGTAGATTACTGTGGTTGTGTTGAACTGAGAAGGCAGGTTTCGAATAATAATGAATCTGAGGAATTTGAGGTGGTTACTAGTCATGGTGTAGCTTTCAAGGACAACAAAGCCCCAATCCATGGTCCTGTTATAACCTAA
- the LOC106336560 gene encoding uncharacterized protein LOC106336560, translating into MESAKSNMNGHQNIIVMRHGDRLDHCKPLWVSTAERPWDPPLVHDGKVRAYQTGQRIRSQIGFPIHRVFVSPFLRCIQTAAEVVAALSADDLDDNAMPSIDISKLKVAIEFGLCETLNTMAIKSDVLPKDGKFDFKFSDLEAMFPEGTFDHNVEMAYKEFPQWGESVEDFKERYVNTLKILAEKYPSENLLLVTHWGGVSSVLYKYFKDATKYLVDYCGCVELRRQIMDNDGFGESADFEVVTSHGVAFKNNKAPIHGPLIIQSPI; encoded by the exons ATGGAGTCTGCTAAATCAAATATGAATGGCCACCAAAACATCATCGTGATGCGCCACGGTGATCGGCTCGACCATTGTAAGCCACTATGGGTTTCAACCGCTGAGAGACCGTGGGATCCTCCGCTCGTACACGATGGTAAGGTTCGAGCCTATCAAACCGGTCAAAGAATCCGATCTCAGATTGGGTTTCCGATTCACCGTGTCTTTGTTTCTCCTTTCCTCCGCTGCATCCAGACCGCTGCCGAAGTCGTCGCCGCTCTCTCAGCCGACGATCTCGATGACAACGCTATGCCTTCCATCGATATCTCTAAGCTCAAG GTGGCTATTGAATTTGGATTGTGCGAGACATTGAACACAATGGCTATTAAGAGTGACGTTCTTCCCAAAGATGGGAAGTTTGATTTCAAGTTTTCAGATCTTGAAGCTATGTTTCCTGAGGGAACATTTGATCACAATGTGGAAATGGCTTATAAAGAG TTTCCACAGTGGGGAGAATCTGTGGAAGACTTTAAAGAAAGATATGTTAATACATTGAAGATTCTTGCAGAGAAGTATCCTTCAGAGAATTTGTTACTAGTCACCCACT GGGGAGGTGTAAGTTCTGTGCTTTACAAATACTTCAAAGACGCAACTAAGTACTTAGTAGACTACTGTGGTTGTGTTGAGTTGAGAAGGCAGATTATGGATAATGATGGATTTGGTGAATCTGCGGACTTTGAGGTGGTTACAAGTCATGGTGTAGCTTTCAAGAACAACAAAGCCCCGATTCATGGTCCTCTTATAATCCAATCTCCCATTTAG
- the LOC106337392 gene encoding transcriptional regulator ATRX produces the protein MASPNPYTKHPSPPRTTAAATPPSVSPASGGFFSKSILLGMFLLALPLFPSQAPDFVGETVLTKLWELIHLLFVGIAVAYGLFSRMNVEESNVESRMSCVDESSLSYVSRILQVSSVFDEEEEEEMNKSEYGEINQVQAWNSRYLQGRSKVVVARPAYGLDGHVVHQSLGLPVRSLRSALEEENEKAEEEESLAADDDEVMAAAPSSPWHSSPEMMAMGDDETRFTSRSSVSSSSSSQTSFESNDQKNRYSPSRSVSGDSLISNVEEKSLQGSSRPSLSLPPSRELVRDDTHRRVLHSRHYSDGSLLEEDVRQEGFEDELEGSKDRGGFSKKEPGSKSLKLTAESSLNKSRRSYPPDLISSPVDHSTARRRYLQQKSDGHLFEKGLESDHNKMSVKKVRSHDSLEFQPRNDKASRRAIRSSSRGGSDTLVVKDNKRNSEDDDDSEDYDNTRNKDLPGDNKEVTSNSPRSEPQSWRSSSKVSSRGKSVRTIRSDSSDDRAESHGRTKPRRQWQQELAIVLHQEKHSETLTTSEPEDDDVMEESEAEQPEVTLEEEEEEEEEEEDVDAWESQSNASNEHYEVDRKADEFIAKFREQIRLQKLHSGEQRRGGGTGVIRNRHFR, from the coding sequence ATGGCGTCTCCGAATCCATACACCAAGCATCCTTCTCCTCCGCGAACCACCGCCGCCGCTACGCCGCCGTCTGTCTCCCCAGCCAGCGGAGGCTTCTTCTCTAAGTCTATCCTACTCGGTATGTTCCTTCTCGCCTTGCCGCTGTTCCCTTCTCAGGCTCCAGACTTCGTCGGAGAGACGGTTCTCACCAAGCTCTGGGAGCTGATTCACCTCCTGTTCGTCGGCATTGCCGTCGCTTACGGTTTGTTTAGTCGTATGAATGTTGAAGAATCAAATGTTGAGTCGAGGATGAGTTGTGTAGATGAGTCTTCCTTGTCTTACGTGTCTAGAATCCTCCAGGTTTCCTCTGTTTTCGACGAGGAGGAGGAAGAGGAGATGAATAAGTCTGAGTATGGTGAGATCAATCAAGTGCAAGCTTGGAACTCGCGGTATTTGCAAGGGAGGTCTAAGGTTGTTGTTGCTCGACCAGCTTATGGTCTTGATGGTCACGTTGTGCACCAGTCACTAGGCTTGCCGGTTAGGAGTTTAAGGTCGGCTCTTGAGGAGGAGAACGAGAAAGCTGAGGAGGAGGAGTCATTGGCTGCTGATGATGATGAGGTCATGGCTGCTGCTCCGTCTTCTCCGTGGCATTCTAGTCCTGAGATGATGGCAATGGGAGACGATGAAACCCGGTTTACGAGTCGGTCTAGTGTTTCTTCTTCTTCTTCATCACAAACTAGTTTTGAGTCCAATGATCAGAAGAACAGATACTCTCCTTCTCGTTCTGTTTCTGGAGATTCTTTAATCTCTAATGTGGAGGAAAAGAGTCTTCAGGGTTCATCACGGCCATCACTGTCTCTACCACCATCGCGAGAGTTAGTGAGGGATGATACTCATAGGCGTGTCTTACATTCTAGGCATTATAGTGATGGTTCTTTGTTAGAGGAAGATGTGAGGCAAGAAGGGTTTGAAGATGAACTAGAGGGAAGTAAAGACAGAGGAGGCTTTAGCAAGAAGGAACCAGGATCTAAATCACTTAAGCTCACTGCTGAAAGTTCCTTGAACAAGTCTCGCAGATCTTATCCTCCTGATCTCATCTCATCACCCGTTGATCATTCCACTGCTAGAAGACGGTATCTTCAGCAAAAGAGCGATGGCCATTTGTTTGAGAAAGGATTAGAGTCTGACCATAACAAGATGAGTGTCAAGAAGGTGCGGAGCCACGACTCTTTGGAGTTCCAACCAAGGAATGATAAAGCTTCAAGGCGTGCAATTCGTTCTTCTTCGCGAGGTGGCAGTGACACTTTGGTGGTGAAAGACAACAAAAGAAACTCAGAGGATGATGATGACTCTGAGGATTATGATAATACTAGAAATAAAGATCTTCCTGGTGATAACAAGGAAGTAACATCAAACAGTCCAAGATCTGAACCACAATCTTGGAGAAGTTCTAGTAAAGTTTCATCTAGAGGGAAGTCAGTGAGGACCATAAGATCTGATTCATCTGATGATAGGGCAGAGAGCCATGGAAGAACAAAACCAAGAAGACAATGGCAACAAGAACTAGCAATAGTACTACACCAGGAGAAGCATTCAGAAACTCTCACTACATCAGAGCCAGAAGATGATGATGTTATGGAAGAGAGTGAGGCAGAGCAACCTGAAGTAACCTTAGAGGAGGAAGAAGAAGAAGAAGAAGAAGAAGAAGATGTTGACGCTTGGGAAAGCCAGAGTAATGCAAGCAATGAGCATTACGAAGTTGATAGAAAAGCTGATGAGTTCATAGCCAAGTTCAGAGAACAGATTAGGTTGCAGAAACTTCATTCCGGTGAGCAACGTAGAGGAGGTGGCACTGGCGTTATCAGAAACAGACACTTCAGATGA
- the LOC106339589 gene encoding peptidyl-prolyl cis-trans isomerase FKBP20-2, chloroplastic has translation MLQESTGGRKKAMLTILSNPLSPKLTTLCESLGILKCRSKSSTCCSLSQEPKYQSLSRRNLVYVLVTSPCLFPALPSYAKTKSKSPYDERRLLEQNKRIQRENNAPDEFPNFVREGFEVKVVASDNYIKADSGLIYRDFDVGQGECPKDGQQVTFHYIGYNESGRRIDSTYIQGSPAKIRMGTNALVPGFEMGIRDMKPGGRRRIIIPPELGPPVGPSTFFSSKQFEVFDVELVSIQNCERRTIVGFYSDVTCN, from the exons ATGTTGCAGGAATCCACCGGAGGGAGAAAGAAAGCTATGCTGACGATTCTATCAAACCCTCTCTCTCCGAAGCTTACAACTCTAT GTGAAAGCCTCGGGATCTTGAAATGTCGGAGTAAAAGCTCGACGTGTTGTTCATTGAGTCAAGAACCAAAGTACCAAAG TTTGAGTAGGAGGAATCTTGTTTATGTATTGGTTACTTCACCGTGTTTGTTTCCGGCGTTACCTTCGTATGCGAAGACTAAATCAAAGAGCCCTTATGACGAGAGAAGGTTACTAGAACAGAACAAGAGGATACAAAGAGAGAACAATGCTCCTGATGAGTTTCCCAACTTTGTTAGAGAAG GTTTTGAGGTAAAGGTAGTAGCTTCAGATAATTACATAAAGGCTGATTCAGGCCTTATTTATCGAGATTTCGATGTTGGTCAAGGTGAATGCCCTAAAGATGGTCAGCAG GTGACTTTTCACTATATTGGATACAATGAGTCAGGAAGACGAATAGACAGTACTTACATTCAGGGCTCTCCTGCTAAAATCCGCATGGGAACCAATGCACTTGTTCCAG GATTTGAAATGGGCATTCGTGACATGAAGCCTGGTGGACGTAGAAGGATCATCATCCCTCCAGAACTGGGACCTCCG GTGGGACCTTCGACCTTCTTCAGCTCGAAGCAATTTGAAGTTTTTGACGTGGAGCTGGTTAGTATCCAGAACTGTGAGAGGAGGACAATAGTAGGATTCTACTCAGATGTCACTTGCAATTAA
- the LOC106339874 gene encoding probable U3 small nucleolar RNA-associated protein 11, with the protein MSSLRNAVPRPAHKERSQPQARKKFGLLEKHKDYVIRAKAYHQKEDIKKKLKQKAAFKNPDEFYYKMINSKTVDGVHRPKEEINKYSAEELMIMKTQDIGYVFQKWQSEKNKIDKLTASLQCTEDQPSRRHVYFAEDREEARELELQARSKSDISAIHIPKDIKKKMDRSYRDLEARKSRAKDLEKLYMDMSMQKELQKKGRKRKLREDEVLNPNGKPVYKWKADRKR; encoded by the exons ATGTCGTCGCTACGGAATGCTGTTCCACGGCCAGCTCATAAGGAGCGTTCCCAACC GCAAGCGAGGAAGAAGTTTGGGCTCCTCGAGAAGCATAAGGACTATGTCATCCGAGCCAAAGCTTACCACCAAAAGGAAGACATTAAAAAG AAACTTAAGCAGAAGGCGGCTTTCAAGAATCCAGATGAATTCTACTATAAGATGATCAATAGTAAAACTGTTGATGGAGTTCATAGACCAAA GGAAGAGATAAACAAGTACAGTGCAGAAGAGCTTATGATCATGAAGACCCAAGATATTGGATATGTGTTCCAGAAATGGCAGAGTGAGAAAAAC AAAATTGATAAGCTTACTGCATCACTGCAATGTACGGAGGACCAGCCTAGCCGTAGACATGTCTACTTTGCAGAAGACAG AGAGGAAGCTAGAGAGCTGGAGTTGCAAGCTAGAAGCAAAAGTGATATCTCCGCCATACATATTCCGAAAGATATTAAAAA GAAAATGGATAGATCATACAGAGATCTCGAGGCAAGGAAGAGCAGGGCAAAAGATTTGGAGAAACTATACATGGATATGTCAATGCAGAAGGAGTTACAG AAAAAGGGTCGCAAACGTAAGCTGCGTGAGGACGAGGTACTCAACCCAAATGGTAAACCGGTTTACAAATGGAAAGCAGATCGAAAACGCTGA
- the LOC106342324 gene encoding protein ARABIDILLO 2, which yields MFVTSRGSGQDMSRRVRQRVEENKVVSPSCCSVIGYEDLAPKAQHYVDWTSLSYDTVLLLFTRLNYRDRASLASTCRTWRSLGASSCLWTSLDLRPHKFDLSMASSLSTRCANLHKVRFRGLDSADAIVNLRARNLREISGDYCRKITDATLSMIAARHEALESLQLGPDFCERITSDAVKVIAFCCPKLRKLRLSGMRDVNSEAIESLSKHCPQLSDVGFLDCLNINEEALGKVASLRYLSVAGTISMNWRVAAESWEKLPRLTALDASRTSVDHVSVSRLFKSSQSLRVVCALNCPLLEHDVNFKGKLLIAKFDDNSKMPNDIFSHWRDLISNDETMRWIEWIISHSLLRMAESNSQALNNFWLNHGAKLLLRLMQSSQEDVQERAATGLATFIVVDDENASIDCGRAEAVMRDGGIRLLLTLAKSWREGLQSEAAKAIANLSVNANVAKAVAEEGGIDVLAGLAKSMNRLVAEEAAGGLWNLSVGEEHKNEIAKAGGVNALVKLIFRWPNGCDGVLERAAGALANLAADDKCSTEVARAGGVHALVMLARNCKYEGAQEQAARALANLAAHGDSNNNNAAVGQEAGALEALVQLTKSPHEGVQQEAAGALWNLSFDDKNRESIAAFGGVEALVALAKSCSDASTGLQERAAGALWGLSVSEANSIAIGQEGGIPPLIALAGSEAEDVHETAAGALWNLAFNPGNALRIVAEGGVTALVHLCSSSVSKMARFMAALALAYMFDGRMDEYAMIGTSSESASKSVSLAGARIKALKHIESFVTTFMEPQVFAAAALSSAPSMLAQVSEKVRIPEAGHLRCSGSEIGRFVTMLRNPSPILKACAAFALVQFTIPGGRHAMHHASLMQNAGEARILRSAAAAANMPREAKIFAKIVLRNLEHHHQAECSKGKKSVIL from the exons ATGTTTGTAACTTCAAGAGGATCCGGTCAAGATATGAGTCGTAGGGTGCGTCAGAGAGTGGAGGAGAATAAGGTAGTTTCACCAAGTTGTTGTTCTGTGATTGGCTATGAAGATTTAGCACCTAAGGCTCAACACTATGTGGATTGGACTAGTTTGTCTTACGACACTGTGCTTCTTCTGTTTACTCGGTTGAACTACCGAGACCGAGCTAGCTTAGCATCCACCTGCAGGACATGGAGAAGCCTCGGCGCTTCCTCTTGTCTCTGGACCTCATTGGATCTCCGTCCCCACAAGTTTGATCTCTCAATGGCCTCTTCTCTTTCAACTAGGTGTGCTAACCTTCACAAGGTTCGGTTCCGGGGCCTCGACTCTGCTGACGCCATAGTTAACCTCAGAGCGAGGAATCTGAGGGAGATAAGCGGCGACTACTGCAGGAAGATAACAGATGCCACATTGTCTATGATCGCCGCGCGCCACGAAGCTCTCGAGAGCCTCCAGCTTGGACCAGACTTCTGCGAGAGGATCACCAGTGATGCTGTTAAAGTCATCGCCTTCTGCTGCCCCAAGCTTAGAAAGCTTAGGCTTTCGGGAATGAGAGATGTTAACTCCGAGGCGATTGAGTCTCTATCCAAGCACTGTCCACAGCTCAGTGATGTTGGATTCTTGGATTGCCTGAACATCAACGAGGAAGCATTGGGGAAAGTGGCGTCTCTTCGTTACCTCTCTGTTGCTGGGACGATAAGCATGAACTGGAGAGTTGCAGCAGAGAGCTGGGAGAAGCTTCCGAGGCTAACAGCTTTGGATGCTTCTAGAACCAGCGTTGACCATGTATCGGTTTCAAGGCTGTTTAAATCATCTCAGAGTTTGAGAGTTGTGTGTGCTTTGAACTGCCCTTTGCTAGAACACGATGTGAACTTCAAAGGGAAGCTTCTGATTGCTAAATTCGACGATAACTCGAAGATGCCAAATGATATATTCTCTCACTGGAGAGATCTGATAAGCAATGACGAAACAATGCGTTGGATTGAGTGGATCATTTCTCATTCCCTTCTAAGAATGGCGGAGAGCAACTCTCAGGCACTGAACAACTTCTGGCTCAACCATGGAGCTAAGCTGCTTCTCAGGCTAATGCAAAGCTCGCAAGAGGACGTACAAGAGAGAGCGGCCACAGGGCTCGCGACTTTCATCGTTGTGGATGACGAGAACGCTAGCATAGACTGCGGAAGAGCAGAAGCGGTTATGAGAGACGGAGGCATCAGACTTCTTCTGACACTTGCTAAGTCTTGGCGCGAAGGTCTTCAGTCAGAAGCTGCGAAGGCTATTGCGAACTTGTCGGTGAACGCTAACGTTGCAAAGGCTGTTGCTGAGGAAGGAGGGATCGATGTGCTCGCTGGTTTGGCGAAGTCTATGAATAGACTTGTGGCTGAGGAAGCTGCTGGTGGACTGTGGAATCTCTCTGTTGGAGAAGAGCATAAG AATGAAATTGCTAAAGCTGGAGGAGTGAATGCATTAGTCAAGCTTATATTTAGATGGCCAAATGGCTGTGATGGAGTTCTG GAGCGTGCTGCTGGGGCATTAGCTAACTTAGCAGCAGATGATAAATGTAGCACTGAAGTTGCAAGAGCAGGAGGTGTGCATGCCTTGGTGATGCTAGCTCGAAATTGCAAGTATGAAGGAGCACAAGAACAG GCGGCTCGTGCTTTGGCTAATCTGGCTGCTCATGGTGATAGCAACAACAACAATGCTGCCGTTGGACAAGAGGCTGGTGCATTAGAAGCTCTTGTTCAGCTGACGAAGTCGCCTCATGAAGGTGTTCAACAAGAAGCTGCTGGTGCTCTTTGGAATTTGTCATTTGATGACAAGAATAGAGAATCCATTGCTGCTTTTGGTGGTGTTGAAGCCTTG GTTGCACTTGCCAAGTCCTGTTCAGATGCATCCACAGGTCTGCAAGAGAGAGCAGCTGGTGCTCTTTGGGGTCTATCAGTCTCAGAAGCAAACAG CATTGCAATTGGACAAGAAGGTGGTATACCGCCTCTAATTGCTCTTGCAGGATCTGAAGCTGAG GATGTACATGAAACTGCTGCAGGAGCTTTGTGGAACCTTGCTTTCAACCCTGGTAATGCTCTCCGGATTGTGGCTGAAGGAGGAGTTACAGCGCTTGTTCACCTTTGTTCCTCTTCTGTGTCCAAAATGGCTCGTTTCATGGCTGCATTAGCGTTAGCATACATGTTTGATGGAAG GATGGATGAATATGCGATGATAGGGACTTCGTCTGAAAGTGCATCTAAGAGTGTTAGCTTGGCTGGTGCTAGAATAAAAGCTCTGAAACACATTGAGAGCTTCGTTACAACTTTCATGGAACCTCAAGTCTTTGCAGCTGCTGCTTTATCATCTGCTCCATCTATGCTAGCACAAGTCTCGGAGAAAGTTAGAATCCCAGAAGCTGGCCACTTGAGATGCAGCGGTTCCGAAATTGGAAGATTTGTTACAATGCTGCGGAACCCTTCTCCTATACTCAAAGCATGTGCAGCTTTTGCGCTTGTCCAG TTTACAATACCGGGAGGTAGACACGCAATGCATCACGCAAGCTTGATGCAGAACGCTGGAGAAGCGAGGATCTTGCGTTCTGCAGCTGCGGCTGCGAACATGCCTCGTGAGGCTAAGATATTTGCGAAGATTGTGCTTAGGAATCTGGAGCATCATCACCAGGCAGAATGTTCAAAAGGAAAGAAAAGTGTCATCTTATAA
- the LOC106338511 gene encoding uncharacterized protein LOC106338511: protein MDSQEEVEWCDKEKTNGNDVRFSLVDFVKEGQHFISKTLLKAEISYSLAWDAREYAINKVKGLPEEGYEKIPKYLHMMREANPGSHTSYERDSEGRFRFLFISFGQSLRGFYVSIRKVIVVDGTFLKSKYKGVLMVATALDGNSSLYHIAFGVVDSENDLAWNWFMRQLNAVIADEHSLAFVSDRNSSIDKAIANVYPQAHHGICIHHLLNNVVTYFSGKGVAGLVAKASKAYRAADFRKLFTAIYSISPEIGNYLIEADVRKWARCQFPGYRYDINTTNPAESINSALRTPREFPVIPLMDSIREMMTRWFFQRRTLSSKHSKPLTIAVEKKIDRRIEKGKKFKVFPISDDRFLVQGDTFDCMVDLVRRTCSCGKFDLMKIPCRHAIKAGFSVGIQAHTLTDDIYTTASWRTAYEESINPIGVPEDAWTVPSHVEQTKVLPPESRRAAGRRKKRRYETTEDKIRSSQKRKQL from the coding sequence ATGGATTCACAAGAAGAGGTTGAATGGTGTGACAAAGAGAAGACCAATGGAAATGATGTGCGATTTTCTTTGGTGGATTTTGTGAAGGAGGGTCAACATTTTATTTCGAAAACGCTTTTGAAGGCAGAGATATCCTATTCTTTGGCATGGGATGCACGTGAGTATGCAATCAACAAAGTGAAAGGCCTTCCAGAGGAAGGCTATGAAAAAATTCCCAAATACTTGCACATGATGAGGGAAGCTAATCCAGGGTCACACACGTCTTATGAAAGGGATTCTGAAGGGCGATTCAGATTCCTCTTCATCTCCTTTGGTCAGAGTCTTCGCGGTTTCTACGTTTCTATTCGGAAAGTTATTGTTGTGGATGGGACGTTCTTGAAGAGCAAATACAAAGGGGTATTAATGGTTGCTACTGCATTAGATGGAAACTCTAGTTTATATCATATTGCATTTGGAGTTGTCGACTCAGAGAATGACCTTGCGTGGAACTGGTTTATGAGACAACTTAATGCGGTCATTGCTGACGAGCATAGTTTAGCTTTTGTGTCTGATAGGAATTCCTCGATTGATAAAGCTATTGCTAACGTTTACCCGCAAGCTCATCACGGAATTTGCATTCACCACTTGCTGAATAATGTCGTAACATATTTTAGTGGGAAAGGTGTGGCTGGTTTGGTTGCAAAGGCTTCTAAAGCTTATCGAGCTGCTGATTTTCGTAAGCTGTTCACTGCTATTTACTCTATTAGTCCTGAAATTGGAAATTATCTAATAGAAGCCGATGTGAGGAAGTGGGCTCGTTGTCAATTCCCGGGTTACAGGTATGATATCAACACTACTAACCCTGCGGAGTCGATAAATTCTGCTTTGCGTACGCCTAGAGAGTTTCCAGTAATACCTCTAATGGACAGCATTAGGGAAATGATGACTCGATGGTTTTTCCAACGTAGAACTTTAAGTTCTAAGCACTCGAAGCCACTGACCATTGCTGTGGAGAAGAAGATAGACAGAAGGATTGAGAAGGGTAAAAAGTTTAAGGTCTTCCCGATTAGCGATGACAGGTTTTTGGTTCAAGGTGACACTTTTGACTGCATGGTTGACTTGGTCAGACGCACGTGTTCTTGTGGGAAGTTTGATCTGATGAAAATCCCATGCAGGCACGCCATAAAAGCAGGCTTCAGTGTTGGAATACAAGCACACACACTCACAGACGACATATACACTACTGCGTCATGGCGCACGGCTTATGAAGAAAGCATAAATCCTATTGGTGTCCCTGAAGATGCTTGGACTGTTCCATCTCATGTGGAGCAGACGAAAGTCCTTCCTCCAGAGTCTAGACGAGCTGCAGGTAGAAGAAAGAAACGCAGATACGAGACAACCGAAGATAAGATCCGTTCGTCACAGAAGAGAAAGCAACTGTAA